A section of the Leptospira kobayashii genome encodes:
- a CDS encoding TIGR04388 family protein — protein sequence MFTTLSKKVKPSLQEETLSVAEDSYSLTTKIQASLSLFAFLFSLLFAGSIASQEVIPQLQMEAYNSNLMNQVYGQSYFLNSLSAWTDQVTYYKGVLRAYWEAAADDAIYNYVDSITTSDAFNSVDAYKDYVFKELDSQKIAALNIWENQANLQLLENRNEFVLKLNTDRVDQSYLSRLGIQGTFNQPQDPNASTQELQRQIASAANNWNTNFNQSYQAGLNDFANSLNTIQNKYDSFLQSMNDSEATFTDNLSAIDSYKTVVKDAIRGMVGQFQGMIDQPCNQATSCLYRDGNNGGLNTAGQTLNDLVARLNTVLNNQNLDSSNVLTTISSEINSFLSNQTNAARLTQIDYSNQVTTTQTSLNPPSTYGLGNVSSLITAVNNGTLSFYDLQSSQTSQWRVDTSGIFSGIVDPFIETMIRSITNGNSANIKGIIESQIGGGRTATVLATNVYTDWNGGSNGDGWAYFRALNTEMNLNRDGAATWNWGAERFIVSPPAYWINWFQMGRIGYQVVYEMYDPNAQALATYWNGNYTSLNGQLAQYQNNITPAIGNWESQVASYNSFYEQWKTSADALKAQAQADYENSMADLESKKSAWLNQMEAERNAGLNQWDQLYSNASSSGGQNAQSVASSIQAVNSSVSSGINIATGTQSILDNYNNKLDTLASTEFTFTDTTKRYEPALADTGIQKQLDPFAQIGNLGADYSIGNITKGELGNKLAFSGGIKQAFNDISDSTIRYGIGASTGGFSNGTFGSLQQAAFNSTGITPKNTDVAGGETSFTTQKFSILGAANEKKIDTSLSVDGKDLTEVFGKTANGVYQYSQLLSLNENNSSAAKAEQEKAVNQMAYQVNWDSKWSAKLDETGSLKLNGTIGNLSNQEVTDILKKLSTYEYKGLKFDQFCIAGTTDYAACQAEEQRMSKLQSDDYKAKFQSDIDKLAAQGYEIQNGMIVKSLSREDKIRLGQTEGLTLTDTEKQTASVCYVDPSKCKDLLKQEFTISYDKTGGVTLSKIISNGSIGGTNNAGQYISGTQTESRYISLSKVAPVVAPKGTDLFAEWGQDVWNDIDTQASQVMNDFYTKSLAQDSKMLTQATSVIRDVESKNEKLFQQKKAVQEETDEMIKELVMAYISGGMAGVTASIKSQIEDKINSGLAEAFIRGTGGSEADIQKVADLISLVRGRMQADKMKKRANTMSISNPIRSLENMVSKSFSTVMEVANNVTFGAAGAVLAVGTGIVTKVAGVVSDTIGSVTRALGPLGNTIGAILSPTTMLAAEATKKAADYIGEQSEKMLGAKNAMSEIKANEESIIKNYASQAIAKSTGLPPEVANNLVNDYVGSQKAKKARRAVNANPLANIGSQVVGAVGGIIKTAAVAFGAKERDIQEMLSDGNKILYSGNLDVTADELRNEAYTNQMFGMKLGALSYTSSTPKDKEGIVEELGQRMVVDQLAAATGWDKDVTNALFRKEYGRIKQKKADKKAQNAAIKSTAITAVTTALTLGAAGALGSAMQGAMNAVGGIVGGGANVGAAIIKGAIQVVDGARNGWEGALAGAANGALGVMGASGAFDIGSSFTSSLGSTASSFLQNSAVGLGVSYDKQNGWGGMIGIGGGTANASISFSQRGDTTISGSMNISGVKGLQVTASTTTNGATSIGVNYNAGKGPREGWNLGANYDINGGGFSGSIGYTNPGTGLGLTSTIDRNGLSTSSQINGVNIATNGPDGFNMDEMNWAEQNINLAQDRTDKLKESGTLRKAGYSQEQIDAMSDTDRAELAEIAETEQTLLGLKDKEGKPYTQERLDKMSAEEMGKLANEQTPQPIDIEAITGTALASLAAGAIAFVGLGGNGSSNGSESTPRVTEVVARRKEDEEGGGDKPEDDSDSTQDYRLTKEEKELYGKLQELAYENKLTPKQEALYKQFEIIRYNANPEIADNGTSGVTADRNAAREASEQIKKLMKEGDVKTPKKKLAVETKKEETTVVKKPKKDKVTGEPNLKDKFLKAIGDGLNTTGRFIEALVAPGLSAQEIPKGSSGLHPETERILSQTDSGKKYLKDKIDATAKIAEIKSTEEYKKLRAQKPELLTKQFDLHREIDKKLSDGYKESDAEIKALRATLAKTESNLKTVTAQLNPKELKAAENKLAKANAGIDAQISEYKTQLNSATAKDGTVVFKKTDYGVTSESLKAKQAIVEKMLVGETNANKLKSVRSIIENNNKLISDIDRILGSVKTDTDVMRYMDNPALIDKILSDVTVPSQARTYFIMLKDAMVRSGIEGKNQSSITDNSDSQMIRENAIKTVITELKADKESMVKWLEIKQNEARAKSNETLNRVIIDNNQSHNPDQLDKTQASIALKAVLNNKELFDNYVAQNVSSRKDIFDQRLDLADRKSKLEADLQASNLTKEQKASIRKEIGQLEVKSKALDKNISTNVIMMKEGESVANYLIRMKDDAVTELNAISDTKERIHKEIIEALSKTPLNAAKLEQLDSMSKSLEAREAKVKFLSERLNNINVAEVSKYLSNAKRELTLPDGVINPAGTGRTITYNSSFGWDGYGRGHDIYEYVTGNPHKGVDIGGRIGDPIRSITDGTIIDSTKGQSIYIPSSQKLLNAGVVYLNAETDTAGFYDSKGNRLSNEKLLEIDSEFKPTDFRKTGVQYKDGNFYRLEFQNNVKVSVNLSAAEVAMLPRELTTGDPKDIAKNFSSNGNSVKMKTIIDGQAYEVTYKHLDKLPSEKYTTAGNLITRNTTFGELGTTGSSTGAHLHLEVQTKNEPIGISKDYYEPMYGEDKKTIVGYLVNADYFLRELSAK from the coding sequence ATGTTCACTACTCTCTCTAAAAAAGTAAAACCTTCTCTTCAGGAAGAAACTTTATCAGTCGCAGAGGATTCGTATTCGCTTACTACCAAAATCCAGGCAAGTCTCAGTCTTTTCGCCTTTCTTTTTTCCCTACTGTTTGCCGGCTCCATCGCATCTCAGGAGGTGATCCCTCAACTGCAGATGGAAGCGTATAACTCTAATTTAATGAATCAGGTATATGGTCAGAGTTATTTTTTAAATTCATTAAGTGCCTGGACGGATCAAGTGACTTATTACAAAGGAGTGCTTCGGGCATACTGGGAAGCTGCTGCGGATGATGCTATTTACAATTATGTGGATAGCATTACAACGAGCGATGCTTTCAATTCCGTGGATGCTTATAAAGACTATGTTTTCAAAGAGCTGGACTCGCAAAAGATCGCCGCGTTGAATATTTGGGAAAATCAGGCGAATCTTCAATTACTGGAAAATAGAAACGAGTTTGTATTGAAATTGAATACCGACCGGGTGGATCAGTCTTATTTGAGTCGTTTGGGAATTCAAGGAACTTTCAACCAACCGCAGGATCCGAATGCAAGCACCCAGGAATTACAGAGACAAATAGCTTCCGCTGCCAATAATTGGAATACGAATTTCAATCAAAGTTATCAAGCGGGTTTGAACGATTTTGCCAATTCTTTAAATACGATTCAAAACAAATACGACTCCTTCCTGCAATCGATGAATGATTCGGAAGCGACTTTTACGGACAATTTGTCCGCTATCGATTCGTACAAAACAGTTGTTAAAGATGCGATCAGGGGAATGGTCGGTCAATTCCAGGGAATGATCGATCAACCTTGCAACCAAGCTACCTCTTGTCTCTATCGTGACGGAAACAACGGAGGATTGAATACGGCCGGTCAGACATTGAACGATCTGGTTGCAAGACTCAATACGGTTTTGAACAATCAAAACCTGGATTCTTCCAATGTGCTTACTACTATTTCCTCCGAAATCAACAGCTTTCTGTCCAATCAGACAAACGCGGCCCGACTAACGCAAATTGATTATTCCAATCAGGTGACTACGACTCAAACATCGTTGAACCCTCCTTCGACTTACGGATTAGGAAATGTAAGCAGTTTGATTACTGCAGTGAATAACGGGACTCTTTCATTCTATGATTTGCAGTCTTCGCAAACTTCACAATGGAGAGTTGATACGAGCGGTATATTTTCAGGTATTGTGGATCCATTCATCGAGACCATGATCAGATCGATTACCAACGGAAACAGCGCCAATATCAAAGGAATCATCGAATCTCAAATAGGTGGCGGTAGGACTGCAACGGTTCTTGCAACGAATGTTTATACGGATTGGAACGGCGGCTCCAACGGAGACGGATGGGCTTATTTCCGCGCACTGAATACCGAAATGAATTTAAACCGGGACGGGGCCGCCACTTGGAATTGGGGTGCAGAAAGGTTTATCGTAAGTCCTCCCGCTTATTGGATCAACTGGTTCCAGATGGGTAGGATCGGTTATCAGGTAGTTTATGAAATGTACGATCCGAACGCACAAGCATTGGCAACTTATTGGAATGGAAATTACACTTCTCTCAACGGCCAATTGGCTCAATATCAAAATAATATAACGCCTGCTATAGGAAATTGGGAATCGCAGGTGGCGAGCTATAATTCGTTTTACGAACAGTGGAAAACAAGTGCAGATGCTTTGAAAGCCCAGGCACAAGCTGATTATGAAAACTCTATGGCGGATTTGGAGAGTAAAAAATCAGCTTGGTTGAATCAGATGGAAGCGGAAAGAAATGCGGGATTGAACCAATGGGATCAGTTGTATTCAAACGCTTCTTCGTCAGGCGGACAGAATGCACAATCGGTCGCAAGTTCCATTCAAGCTGTAAATAGTTCCGTCTCCTCAGGAATTAATATCGCAACAGGCACCCAGTCCATATTGGATAATTATAATAATAAATTGGATACTTTGGCTAGTACTGAATTTACATTTACAGACACTACAAAAAGATACGAGCCCGCTCTTGCCGATACCGGAATTCAAAAACAATTGGATCCTTTCGCTCAGATTGGAAATTTAGGAGCGGATTATTCCATTGGAAACATAACAAAAGGCGAGCTGGGAAATAAACTTGCATTTTCCGGTGGAATCAAACAAGCGTTTAATGATATCTCCGACTCGACCATCCGATATGGAATCGGTGCTTCTACGGGAGGTTTCTCCAACGGAACTTTCGGTTCTTTGCAGCAAGCAGCTTTTAATTCCACCGGAATCACTCCGAAAAATACGGATGTTGCGGGAGGAGAAACATCCTTTACTACGCAAAAATTCAGCATTCTAGGTGCTGCGAATGAAAAGAAAATAGATACCAGTCTGAGTGTCGATGGCAAGGACCTAACAGAAGTTTTTGGGAAAACGGCGAATGGTGTTTATCAATATTCTCAGCTGCTTTCTCTTAACGAAAACAATTCCAGTGCGGCAAAGGCGGAACAGGAAAAAGCGGTCAATCAAATGGCATATCAGGTGAATTGGGATTCCAAATGGAGTGCTAAATTGGATGAGACAGGTTCTTTGAAATTAAACGGAACCATAGGGAATCTCTCCAACCAGGAAGTAACCGATATTCTAAAGAAATTATCCACCTACGAATACAAAGGTCTAAAATTCGATCAGTTCTGTATTGCAGGAACAACGGATTATGCTGCTTGTCAGGCGGAAGAACAAAGGATGTCCAAACTTCAGTCGGATGATTACAAAGCGAAATTCCAATCGGATATAGACAAACTCGCCGCCCAAGGTTATGAGATCCAAAATGGAATGATCGTTAAATCCCTTTCCCGTGAGGATAAAATCAGATTGGGACAAACGGAAGGATTGACTTTAACCGATACTGAGAAACAAACAGCAAGTGTATGTTATGTGGACCCTTCCAAGTGTAAGGATTTGCTCAAACAGGAATTTACTATTTCTTACGATAAAACCGGTGGAGTTACATTATCCAAGATCATTAGTAATGGAAGCATCGGAGGCACAAACAATGCGGGGCAGTATATCTCCGGAACGCAAACCGAATCCAGATACATCAGTCTTTCCAAAGTAGCACCTGTGGTAGCCCCTAAAGGCACCGACTTGTTTGCGGAATGGGGGCAAGACGTTTGGAATGATATAGATACTCAAGCAAGCCAAGTGATGAATGATTTTTATACGAAGAGCCTGGCACAGGATTCCAAGATGCTTACGCAGGCAACTTCGGTCATTCGTGATGTCGAATCCAAAAACGAAAAATTATTCCAACAAAAGAAAGCAGTACAAGAAGAAACCGATGAGATGATCAAAGAATTGGTTATGGCTTATATTTCCGGAGGGATGGCCGGAGTCACTGCTTCCATTAAAAGTCAGATCGAAGATAAAATCAACTCAGGACTTGCCGAAGCATTTATCCGAGGTACAGGAGGAAGTGAAGCGGACATACAAAAGGTTGCCGACTTAATCAGTCTTGTGCGAGGACGTATGCAGGCTGACAAGATGAAAAAAAGAGCCAATACGATGTCCATCAGTAACCCGATCCGTTCTTTGGAAAATATGGTCAGTAAATCTTTCAGCACTGTAATGGAAGTTGCAAATAACGTTACTTTCGGAGCCGCAGGAGCTGTGTTAGCTGTTGGAACCGGAATTGTAACGAAGGTCGCGGGGGTGGTATCGGATACAATCGGATCAGTCACAAGGGCTTTAGGCCCTCTTGGAAATACCATCGGAGCAATTTTAAGCCCTACAACTATGTTGGCAGCCGAAGCCACGAAGAAAGCGGCAGACTATATAGGCGAACAATCGGAAAAGATGCTCGGTGCCAAAAATGCTATGAGTGAAATCAAAGCAAACGAAGAGTCCATCATAAAAAATTATGCATCTCAGGCAATTGCCAAGTCAACCGGTTTGCCTCCTGAAGTGGCAAACAATTTGGTGAATGACTATGTAGGTTCACAGAAAGCTAAAAAAGCTAGAAGAGCTGTTAATGCAAATCCACTCGCGAACATAGGTTCCCAAGTAGTCGGTGCAGTGGGGGGAATCATTAAAACCGCGGCAGTTGCATTCGGAGCAAAAGAAAGAGACATCCAGGAGATGTTGAGCGACGGAAATAAAATACTCTATTCGGGGAATTTGGATGTTACTGCGGATGAATTGCGGAATGAAGCATACACCAACCAAATGTTCGGTATGAAATTGGGAGCGCTCAGTTATACTTCTTCCACTCCTAAAGATAAGGAAGGAATCGTAGAAGAACTCGGGCAACGTATGGTGGTGGATCAACTAGCGGCTGCTACCGGATGGGATAAGGATGTAACCAATGCTTTGTTCCGAAAAGAATACGGCAGGATAAAACAGAAGAAAGCGGATAAGAAGGCTCAAAACGCAGCAATCAAGTCTACTGCTATAACCGCCGTTACTACCGCTCTGACGTTGGGGGCAGCTGGTGCTTTAGGTTCAGCAATGCAAGGCGCAATGAACGCAGTAGGCGGTATTGTCGGCGGTGGTGCCAATGTTGGTGCCGCCATTATTAAAGGTGCGATTCAAGTTGTGGATGGTGCAAGGAATGGATGGGAAGGAGCACTCGCCGGTGCTGCAAACGGTGCTTTGGGAGTTATGGGAGCATCCGGTGCTTTTGATATAGGTTCCAGTTTCACATCTTCATTGGGGAGCACTGCAAGTTCTTTCCTACAAAACTCTGCCGTAGGTTTGGGAGTGAGTTATGACAAACAAAACGGTTGGGGAGGAATGATCGGGATCGGAGGAGGTACCGCTAATGCATCCATCAGCTTTTCTCAAAGAGGGGACACTACTATTTCCGGGTCAATGAATATATCGGGTGTTAAAGGGTTGCAAGTAACGGCAAGTACCACAACGAACGGAGCCACATCCATAGGTGTGAATTATAATGCAGGTAAAGGGCCTAGAGAAGGTTGGAATTTAGGAGCGAACTACGATATTAATGGGGGAGGTTTTTCCGGAAGCATCGGTTATACGAATCCGGGCACAGGTTTGGGACTTACTTCTACAATCGATCGGAACGGATTATCCACTTCTTCCCAAATCAACGGTGTGAACATCGCAACAAACGGACCAGACGGGTTCAATATGGATGAGATGAATTGGGCCGAGCAAAATATTAATTTGGCGCAAGATAGAACGGATAAATTAAAAGAAAGCGGAACCTTACGTAAGGCAGGTTATAGTCAGGAACAGATAGACGCAATGAGTGACACAGACCGTGCCGAGTTAGCAGAGATTGCGGAAACGGAACAAACGTTACTTGGTTTAAAAGATAAGGAAGGCAAACCTTATACTCAAGAGCGATTGGATAAAATGTCTGCGGAAGAAATGGGTAAATTAGCAAATGAGCAAACTCCTCAGCCGATTGATATAGAAGCAATTACTGGCACTGCGCTTGCATCTTTGGCAGCCGGAGCAATCGCTTTTGTAGGATTAGGTGGTAATGGATCTTCGAATGGTAGTGAAAGCACTCCTCGGGTTACGGAAGTTGTGGCGAGAAGGAAGGAAGATGAAGAGGGGGGAGGAGATAAGCCGGAGGACGATTCGGATTCTACGCAGGATTATAGATTAACTAAAGAAGAAAAAGAGTTATATGGAAAACTGCAAGAACTAGCTTACGAAAACAAACTCACACCGAAGCAAGAAGCGCTATACAAACAATTTGAAATCATTCGCTATAATGCTAATCCGGAGATAGCTGATAACGGAACTTCCGGTGTCACTGCTGATCGAAATGCTGCTCGTGAAGCGAGCGAGCAAATTAAGAAATTGATGAAAGAGGGAGATGTCAAGACGCCTAAGAAGAAATTGGCGGTAGAGACTAAGAAAGAAGAAACAACAGTTGTTAAGAAACCTAAAAAAGATAAAGTAACCGGTGAACCGAATCTGAAAGATAAATTCCTTAAAGCTATTGGGGATGGATTGAACACAACGGGAAGATTTATAGAAGCATTGGTTGCTCCTGGTTTATCAGCACAAGAAATACCGAAAGGATCCTCCGGCCTGCATCCGGAGACAGAAAGAATCCTTTCCCAAACGGATTCTGGTAAAAAGTATCTGAAGGACAAAATAGATGCTACGGCAAAGATCGCGGAAATCAAATCGACAGAGGAATATAAAAAACTACGGGCTCAGAAACCTGAGTTATTGACGAAACAATTCGATCTTCATAGAGAAATAGACAAGAAATTGTCCGATGGCTATAAGGAAAGTGACGCTGAAATTAAAGCACTAAGAGCCACTTTAGCAAAGACCGAAAGCAATCTCAAAACTGTAACAGCTCAACTGAATCCGAAAGAATTAAAAGCTGCAGAGAACAAACTGGCAAAAGCAAATGCCGGAATTGATGCGCAAATTAGTGAATATAAGACGCAACTTAATTCAGCCACCGCAAAAGATGGCACTGTGGTGTTTAAGAAAACTGACTACGGAGTCACATCGGAATCTTTAAAAGCAAAGCAAGCAATCGTCGAAAAAATGTTGGTTGGGGAGACAAATGCTAATAAGTTGAAGTCAGTCCGCAGTATTATAGAAAATAATAATAAATTGATATCAGACATTGACAGAATACTCGGATCAGTAAAGACAGATACGGATGTAATGCGTTATATGGATAATCCTGCGTTGATAGATAAAATATTGTCAGATGTTACTGTGCCGAGTCAGGCAAGAACTTATTTCATAATGTTAAAGGACGCCATGGTTAGATCTGGAATTGAAGGAAAAAATCAGTCTTCTATAACTGATAATTCAGATTCCCAAATGATCAGAGAAAATGCAATTAAAACAGTCATTACTGAGTTGAAGGCAGATAAAGAATCAATGGTCAAGTGGTTGGAAATCAAACAAAATGAAGCGAGGGCAAAATCTAACGAAACATTGAATCGTGTCATTATCGATAATAACCAAAGTCATAACCCGGATCAGCTTGACAAAACTCAAGCGAGTATCGCGTTGAAGGCAGTTTTGAATAATAAGGAATTGTTTGATAATTATGTAGCTCAAAATGTATCTTCAAGAAAAGATATTTTTGATCAGAGGCTGGACCTTGCTGATCGGAAATCAAAGTTAGAAGCGGATTTACAAGCATCGAATCTAACTAAAGAACAAAAGGCAAGTATTAGAAAAGAAATTGGGCAATTGGAAGTAAAAAGTAAGGCACTTGACAAGAATATTTCTACCAATGTGATCATGATGAAAGAGGGAGAATCTGTAGCGAATTATTTAATTCGTATGAAAGATGATGCAGTCACTGAACTGAATGCAATATCTGATACCAAAGAACGAATCCATAAGGAAATAATCGAAGCACTCTCAAAGACTCCTTTGAATGCTGCTAAACTAGAGCAATTGGACTCAATGAGTAAGTCTCTTGAAGCTCGAGAGGCTAAGGTTAAATTTCTATCAGAGCGATTAAATAACATCAATGTAGCCGAAGTAAGTAAATATCTATCCAATGCCAAAAGGGAGCTTACTCTTCCCGACGGAGTGATCAACCCTGCGGGTACAGGGCGAACTATAACATACAATTCAAGTTTTGGTTGGGATGGTTATGGCCGTGGTCATGATATTTACGAATACGTAACGGGGAATCCCCATAAAGGAGTTGATATCGGGGGTAGGATAGGGGATCCTATTCGAAGCATTACCGACGGAACTATCATTGATTCTACCAAAGGACAATCAATTTATATTCCAAGTTCTCAGAAACTATTGAATGCTGGAGTAGTGTATTTGAATGCAGAGACGGATACAGCAGGCTTTTATGATTCAAAGGGGAATCGATTATCAAATGAGAAATTATTAGAGATAGACTCCGAGTTTAAACCGACGGACTTTAGGAAGACAGGAGTACAGTACAAAGACGGAAATTTTTATCGTTTGGAATTTCAAAATAATGTTAAGGTAAGTGTAAATTTAAGTGCTGCCGAGGTAGCGATGTTACCTCGAGAGTTGACGACTGGGGATCCGAAGGATATAGCAAAGAATTTTAGTTCAAATGGAAATTCAGTAAAGATGAAAACGATAATCGACGGCCAGGCTTATGAAGTGACTTATAAACATTTGGATAAGCTACCATCAGAAAAATATACAACCGCTGGAAATCTGATAACTAGAAATACAACCTTTGGAGAGCTTGGGACGACAGGCAGTTCCACCGGAGCCCATTTGCACTTGGAAGTGCAAACTAAAAACGAGCCAATAGGAATCAGTAAAGATTATTATGAGCCAATGTACGGCGAAGATAAAAAAACGATAGTCGGTTATTTGGTAAATGCGGACTATTTTCTGCGAGAGCTATCGGCAAAATGA